Part of the Oceanibaculum indicum P24 genome is shown below.
GCCGTCCAGTAAGCGTCGCCTGACAGCCTGCTGAAATGGCGGTTGCGAGCGTGCGGGGAAACCCGCACGCTCGTTGCTCTATCCGGCTTTAGGAACGTCACGCATGAACATCCCCCTTCCGATTCGCCTGCTGGACGGGCTGAGCGCCCTGGCGGGGCGCCTCACCGGCTATGTCTCGGTCGCCATGACGCTGACCATGCTGGCCGTCCTCGTCGCCCAGGTGACGGCGCGCTATTTCTTCAATGTCGCGCTCAGCTGGAGCGAGGAACTGTCGCTGCTGCTGTTCACCTGGGTCGTGCTGTTGATCGGCAGCCTGGGGGTACGCGAAGGCTTCCATGTCCGCCTCACGCTGCTGCCCGACCTGCTGAAGCCCGTGCAGCAGCGCTGGCTCGAACGGCTGATCCTGCTCGGCATTCTGGGCTTTGGTGTGATGCTGGCCGATGGTGGCTACAGCTATGTGGCCGAGACGGTGGGCCAGACCTCCGCCGCCATTGCCTATCCCATCGAAGCGCTGCACCTGGCCGCGCCAGTCTGTGGCGTGCTGGTTGCGCTGCATGCCCTGGCCAAGATCGCCACCTCCTTCCTGCCAGAACCCGCCACCCTCAGCGAGGCCGGCTGACATGTCAGAAGCTGCCTGGATCCTGAGCGCCGGTTTCGCCGGCATGCTGCTGCTCGGCGTGCCCTTCGCCTTCGCGCTGGGAATCGCCACGCTGGGCGCGCTCCTTGCCTCCGACATTGAGGTAATCGCGCTCGCCCAGAAGATGATTTCCGGCTCGCAATCCTTCAGCCTGCTGGCCATTCCCTTCTTCGTGCTGGCCGGCGACCTGATGACCGCCGGCGGCCTGTCGCGGCGGCTGGTCGCCGTTGCCAATGCGCTGGTACGCCATGTCACCGGCGGGCTGGGCATGGTTGCGGTCATCGCCGCGCTGTTCTTCGCGGCAATTTCCGGCTCCGCCCCGGCGACCACGGCGGCCATCGGCACCATCATGATCCCGGAGATGGAGAAGCGCGGCTATGACCGTGCCTTCGCCACTGCGCTGGCGGTCTCCGCCGGCATCATCGGGCCGCTGATTCCGCCCTCCATTCCCTTCGTGATCTGGGGCGTGATCGCCGAGGAATCGATTGCCCGGCTGTTCCTGTCGGGCCTTGTTCCCGGCATCCTGCTGGCCACCGGGCTGATGCTGGTGTCCTGGTTCTATGCCCGCCGTCATGCCATCCCGCGCGAGAGCCGCGCCACCGGCCGCGAGATGGCGCATGCCTTCTGGGATGGGAAATGGGCGCTGGGCGGCCCGGTCATCATCCTGGGCGGCATCTATGGCGGCATCTTCACGCCGACCGAGGCCGCCGTGGTCGGCGCCTTCTACGCGCTGGTCGTCGGCATGTTCGTCCATCGCGAGGTGAAGCTGGCCGACCTGCCGCGCATCACGCTGGGCGCGCTGCGCACCACCGCCATCGTCATGTTCATCATCACCGCCGCCGCCGGTTTCGGCTGGCTGGTCGCCTTCGAACAGCTGCCGCCGAAGATCGCGTCGCTGCTGACCGAAATCTCCGACCATAACTGGCTGGTGCTGCTGACCATCAACGCGATGCTGCTGCTGATCGGCGCGGTCATGGACAATGTCGCGGCCATGGTGATCCTGGGCGGCGTGCTGATCACCGCCGGCAACGATCTGGGCATGGACCCGATCCATCTGGGCGCCATGGTGACCACCAACCTGACCGTCGGCATGGCCACCCCGCCCTTCGGCTACGCGCTGTTCGTCGGCGCCGCCGTCAGCAAGGTCGGGATCTGGGACATCTCCAAGGCGATGGGTCCGATGATCGCGATCATGGTGCTGGTGCTGCTCGCGGTCACCTATATCCCGGCGGTCAGCCTGGCGCTGCAGTCGCTGCTGTAGCGCCGGCGGCCCCGCGCGGAGTGTCGATCCGGGTGATGTCCTGCCGCTTCCAGCGGTGGCCCCAGTCGATCCGCACGGTCTGGGTGATGATGGCGGGCACCGGGTGCCCCAGCACCTTTGCAAGCATGGCCCGGAGGGATTCTGTTTCCTCCGGGGCCAGTGCCCGCTCCGCCTCCACGAAGGCCTCGATCTGGCCGTCGGAATATTGCACCACGCGGTAATCACGCACCGGGGCAATGGCCCGCCAGTATTCGCCGGTCAGCCGGGCCAGCCGCAGCGTGCCATCCGGCAGGCGGATGAAGCTGCGTTCACGCCCGTGCAGCGCGCCGATCACCGGCAGCGTCCGCCCGCAGGCGCAGGTACCCGCGCTGTCCGCCCATTCGGCATAGTCGCCAATCTCATAGCGGATGAGCGGCATGGCGAGGCCGTGCAGCGCCGTCAGCACCACCCGGCCCGGCTGGCCTAGCGGACAGGGCCGCCCGGCATCGTCGAGGATTTCCACCAGCACCGACGCGCTCAGCGCGTGATATCGCTGTTCATGTACTGGGCACTGGAAGGCGATCCAGCCAACCTCCTCGCAGGAATAGCGGTCAGTGATTCGGGCGCCAAAGGCGGCGCGCACCCGCGCGCGGATCTCCGGCGTCACCGTCTCGCCGAAGGTGATGAGCTGCTCCAGCCCCGCCGGCCGGGGACCACCCGCCAGGGAAAGCTCGGCCAGCCGCGATGCCAACACCGGCGATGTCACCATATAGGGCACGTCCAGTCCGGCCAGCCAGGCCAGGATATCCTCCGGCGCGTACTCGATCATGTTGCGGCAATGCGCGGTTCCGCGATGCCCGAGCGCATCGTAGAGCGGCCCCCAGACCGGCAGCACCGCATCGGGACCATCCCGGACGTTGGCGATGGGACGCCTACTGTCGCGGCCATGCCAGCGATTATCGATAAAGCCGAGCGCGGTATAGAGCGGCCGATGCATCGGCAGGTAGCGTTCGACCGCAACCGGCCTGCCGGTCGACCCCGATGTCCGCGCGACGGATATCCCCTCCTCCGCCATCCAGGGCGCGCGCGCCCGCAAGGCCACTCCCTGTTCCTGCAGCACGGCGCGGGTCAGGACCGGCAGGTCGCGGATCAGCTCAGAAACAGGCTCGCCCTCGCGCAAGGGTCGGTCCGGGTCGATAGCAGCGGCGGCCAGCCGGTCGCGCCAGAAGGGCGAGAAATCGCGCGCATGGCGCAGCAGGGCACGCAGGCTGTTCGCCTGCCGTCGTTCCTGTTCCGCTGCCGGCAACCGCTCGAACGCATCGAGCTGCGCGGCGAGATTGAGGATGCGCGTGGCGGCGGCTGGCAGGTCGCCTTCTGCTGGGGGATTGGTCGTCGTCTGGCTCATCGCGCAAGGATACCGGCTGACAGCATATCGGGCCATAAACAGCTTCCGGAAAACTAAGCTGTTGAGGCCAGCGCGCCGTCGGCCTAAACCGAAACAAGGTGCATCCGTAATCCGCAGCAGAAAGATACCGGCTGGCCATGCTCGACGTCAGGACCATTCTGGTTGTCATTCTGGTGGTTGCCACGCTCCAGGGCGTCGGCTTCTTCGTGCTGCACCGCACGCAGCCCGCCATACCGGGCCTGCGGGCCTATGGCACCGCCTTCATCATCTTTGCCGTCGGGATGGCGCTGCTCTCGGCCCGCGGCATGATCGCCGACCTGTACAGCATCACCCTTGGCAATCTTCTGGTTGCCTCCGGCCACCTTATCCTCACGGGCGGGCTCTACCGTTTCTTCGGCAAGCGGCGCCCGCGCTGGCTGGACGTGATCTTTGCCGTGACCTTCCTGCTGGTGTTTCCGCTGTATGTCTATCTGGACCCGGGTAATATCTCGCTCCGCGTGCTGATCTCCGGTTTCGTCCTGGCATCGGCCTTCCTGTGCATGGCCTGGCTGCTCTGGCAGGACGATGATTATCCCCGCCCCCTGCGCTGGATACTGATCGTGCTGATCCTCATCCACAGCAGCTTGCTGGTCGGGCGCGGCATCGTGCTGTTCCTGACGCCGGGCCAGGTGGAGATGGTCGCGAACCATCCGCTGCATGCCCTGCTGTTCCTGGAAACCAACGTCTTCATGACCTTCCTGTTCATCGGTCTGGTCGGGCTGGTGATGGCGCGCACCGCGGCCGACCTGGCGCGCAAGAACCGGGAACTGACGGCCGAGATCGGCATCCGCCAGCAGCTTCAGGAAGATCTGTCGGCCAGTTTTGCGAAGGAGAGCGACCTCCGCCAGCAGCAGCAGCATCTGCTGCATCTGGTCGGGCACGAGTTCCGCACCCCGCTTGCCATCATCGAACGGGCGACGGAAATGATCGGGGTTCTGATCACCGCCCCGCCCGCCGCCGTGGCCGAACGGTTGCGCGCAATCCAGGAAGCGGTGCGCCGGCAGCGCCTGCTGATCCAGACTTTCCTGGCGACGGAGCGCGTGGAGGAAAGCATCGTCCAGAAGGAACCGCTGGAACTGGGAGACCTTTCCCGGGAAGCCGTGAATTATTTCGCCAGCACCGGGCAGGAGACGCGTATCCGCCTTACCGCCGCCCCGGACGCGCTGCCGATGATCGGCGATACGGCGATGATCTCGACGCTGTTCGTCAATCTGCTGGACAATGCGCTGAAATATTCGCCGGCTGACAAGCCTGTCCAGTTTGCGCTGCGGCGCGAGGGCGACCGGGCCGTGACGACGATTGCCGACCAGGGCATCGGCATTCCGGCGGCGGAGCGCGAGCGTATCGGCCAGCGCTTCTTCCGTGCCTCCAATACCAGCGGCCGCGGCGGCACCGGGCTTGGCCTGCATACGGCAATGCGCATTGTCGAGCTGCATGACGGCACGATGCGGATCGACAGCAAGGACGGCCAGGGCACCATGATCGAGGTCAGCCTGCCGATTGCCCAGCCCGAGGCCGGACTGCCCGAAGCCGGAGTGCCCGGGGCTGACACAGACCTGCCATCTGCTACGGGTGGTTGAAGCGGGTTTCCGCATCACGTTATGGTTAAGAAGAAAGTGTGAAAATAAGACGCAGAATTGCTGATGACCCATATTCTCGTCGTCGAGGACGAACCTTCGTTACGGGCTGACCTCGTCGATTATCTCACCATCTGCGGCTATGACGCGACAGGAGTCGCCGGCGCGAAGTCGTTCGAGACCGCCTTTGCCACGCGCGAGCCGGATATCCTGATCCTCGATATCGGCCTGCCGGACGGCAATGGCCTCGATCTGGCGCGACAGGCACGCGCACGGTCTGACTGCGGCATCCTGATGCTGACCGCGCACAGCGAAGCGGAAATGCGCGTCGAAGGCCTGGACAGCGGCGCCGACGCCTATCTGGTGAAACACACCAGCCTGACCGAGATCGCCGCGACCGTGCGCAGCCTGCTGCGGCGGCTGGACCGCAAGGGCCAGGGCAGCACTGCCGATGGCAACTGGCGCCTCGACCCGTCCGGCTGGTATCTGACCGCGCCGAACGAGATCTCCGTTTCCCTGACCGCGACCGAGATGGCCTTCATGGCGGCACTGGTCGCCGCCAAGGGAAATATCTGCCCCCGCGAAACACTGCTGGAGGCGGTCAGCCGTCCTGGTGCGGCCGCCAACGAGCGCAACCTGGACGCCATCGTCCGCCGCCTGCGGCGCAAGGTGGAAAGCGCGACCGGGACAAAGGCGCCCATCCGCATGGTCTATGGCCGCGGCTACCTGTTCACCACCCAGCCGGACGGCGACGGCCAGCAATAAAAAAAGGCGGCGACCCCGAAGGATCGCCGCCCTGAATGCATCCTCTGTAAGACTTAAATGCCCATGCAAGGATGAATTACATAATTTCAAATACTTAGAATTTCATTTTGCAGATTACTTTATACCTTTTGCAAATCAAACAATTTGCCATCTGCCTAGACGCCATTGGCGGAAGGGCAAGCCGGTTGTATTATCCCGGCCTCATAAACCGGCAATGGGGGATGGAGCGATGGCCGGCATCCGCACACTGATGATCCTGGCATGTGCGCTGGCACTCTCCGCCTGCGGGTCTATGTCCGGCGGTGCCGTGCAGACGGTAACGGTGGACACCATGCCGATGCCGGGCGCCAGCTGCACGCTCACCAACCCCAAGGGAGTCTGGCACGTTCCGCGCACACCGGGATCTGTCACGCTGGCGAATTCCGGCTATGACCTTACGGTCAGTTGCCGGGATGAACATGGCGCAGGCGGCGAAGTGGTGGCACCGGCAAAGCTGGCGGATGTCTATCTCGGAAATGTCCTACTGGGTGGAGCCATCGGCATGGCCGTCGATATGAGTACGGGTGGCGCCTATACCTACGATCCCCGGATCATCGTCACCATGCGGCCCGGCGGCGGACGGACAGCCCAGCGCGGATCATCCCTGCCCGGCCGACGCGCCAGCGGCGATCCTTCAATTGTGCCAACCCCTGCCGGACGCGCACCGGACCCGATGTTCGACCGGCACCAGCAAACCACACCGACAGCGGGATTCTGCTGCGGTCCGCTGCGGCCCTGATAACGGAAACCCTCGTGCCCTCGATCAGCACCATCGAGACCGTGCGCGACGCGCTGGCCTATGATGCGCAGATCACCGCGCAATGCCGTGGCTGCGGCCATCGCGCCGAAGTGCCGACCACCCGGCTGCACGAACCACGCTATTCCGGGGGGATTGCCGGACTTGGCCACCAGCTGCGCTGCACCCGCTGCGGGCGCAAGACAGGCGCGGTCATAACCATCACCTTGCCAGACGGGCAGTCGCGCATTTTTTAACGCGGTTTCTGCGTTTTTCTATTGTGTCATATGCGGTTTCTGCGTATATTGAGGGGGTCAGGCAATTGGGCCTGACGAACGCAGAAAGGGGGTGACGCAAAATGAGACTTCTACCGAGGCGGCTTCGCTTCGAAATCCAAATTCGGCCCTTCAAACTGACTTTGGAAATCGACTGGTAGCTGCTAGGGGGGCCGGGGAAACCCGGTCCCCCACGGTAGGGGCTGGCGTCACCCCCTTCGCTGAAAGGAATATACTATGAAGCCTGCCGATCTGAAAGCCCTGCGCAACACGCTCGACCTCAACCAGGCTGATATGGCCACACGCATGGGATTGGGGGCGCGCGCCTATCAGGCACTGGAAGCGGGTGAGTCGGCGATTCGCCCGATCCATGTCAACGCCGCCGAACGTGCGGCGCTGGCCATCGCCGTGGAACACCGCCAGCCGATGCTGGCACCGGCGAGCATCCGCCGCGATGCGCTCGACCTGGTGGCCCTGCTACGCGGCGATGCAGATAATGAGAAAGGACATGAAAATGTTTGATGTCACAAAAGGTCTGCCAACACTTTATGCTGTGAAAATCAAAGAAGACGTTACGTGCAAAGACATTGATGGAATTTACGTTCTTTTTAAAGAAGGTGAGTTTATCTATGTTGGCACGGTCACAGCATCCGGCGAAATACCACATCGCGCATCACGCGGAATATCAAATGATGATGCGGCAATATTATGCGAAAGTAAGAAAGCAATACCTCATTACAAGTAAACACGATAGACGCCAAAACTTAGAACTTACTTCCGGCGCTCCATTTCGCGGGCGCCGAACCACCAGACGATGGCCGCCGTGGTGGCATAACTCACCATCTCGATCACGTCCTGCCGCTGGCTGGCATTATCCAGCGAGAAGTAAATCAGCCCGGTCAGCACGATCAGCCCCAGCGTGAGGGCCGGGCGCACCAGCCGCAGGATGTTGACCACCCACTGGCTGGCCCGGCCATACCCCCGGTCGTGATCGTAGGAACCGGTGCGCATCGCCTGCGTCGCCTCGATATCGGCGATCGCCTGTTCGCTTTCCAGCTCCATGCCGCGCGTCTGCATGGCCAGCTGCTGCAACGCCAGCTCGTGCTTATAGTCCTGCGCGCGCTCCGCCATCCGCTGGCGCGCCTCGGCCCATCGGCTGACAGCGGTGAAGATCATGCCCAGCAAGCCGGTGGCGCCACCGGTCAGGATCGAAGTCAGGAAGTCGAAGATACCCATGGTTAGTTCCCCCATTTGCCCCAGCGCCGGGCCGGGCCGCAATCCACATGCAGGAAGGTCGAATAGAATCCGAAGCCGGTGAAGCCGGCGGCATGGCACACCGCCAGCAGCTGCGCGCGCGTATGGCCGCGCAGGCTGATATCGAAGGCATCGCCGGCCTTGTGCCGGCTCAAGGGTGCCCCGCCGACGCGGGCGTTATGCACCGGGTCGCGGTAGCCGCTCGTGATCAGCATCGGGCGGGCCAGCTCTGACCGCGCCCATTGCAGACGGTCCAGCGCCGCCGGCACGATCAGGATGGAGCCATCCCCCCGGCTGGCGATCTCGCGCGGGCTGAAATCAGGCCAGCGCCAGATCCCGGCCGGCACCTCCGACCAGTGCGCGAAATGCACCGGCTGCGTCAGTGCGGGGGCGGCCTCGCCTTGCGATTTCCAGGACCGGAACATTGCCGCCCCCTATTTCCGCCGGCTGCCGAGATAGGTGCGCAGCGCGGCTTCCGTACCCTTCGGCCCCAGATAGGCCAGCACCCCGATGGCGGCGGTATGCGGCCAGCCGGTCAGCCCCAGATAATCGGCGACGCCCTGCCCCACCACCGCCATGGCGATGGCGATCGTCAGTTCGTACACCAGCAGCAGCGACCAGAATTTCCGCTGCTTGCGCCGCACCTCTTCCACATGCCAGATCAGCCTGCCAAGGCAGGCGACCAGGAAGGCAATCGCCAGCGCGAACATCGATTCGCGGATCGGCGGCGGCACATTATCGATCGGCATTCATCCCTCCCTTCAGACAAACGAAAACCCGCCTCCCTTGCGGCAGGCGGGCTGGTCTGGCGGGAGGGGTGCCTCCTACCAGAGCGTGGCTTGCGGACTCGTCAGCGCGGCGGTGGCATTGGCGGAGGTGATGATCAGTTCAGTCACCCGCTTACCCTCACCGCCCGCGACCGTGTAGGTGGTCTCGACCGGCTGCATCGGGAAGTCACTGAAGATATCCCGCACCGCCTCATGGTCGTTCAGCGACAGCACGAAGCCGCCGGCAATATCGGCCAGCTGTTTCGCCATGGCGTTGAACTCGTCGCGCCCGAAGATCGGACCGTAATCTGTCTCGCACCCGTAATACGGCGGGTCGAGATAGAACAGCGTCTCCGCCGTGTCGTACCGCGTGATGAACTCCGACCAGGGCAGGCACTCGATCACCACCCCGGCCAACCTTTCATGCAGCTCTTCCAGCAGCGGATGCAGGCGCGTCACGTCGAACCGCGCTGGCGTGCCCGGCGAGGTACCGAAGTTCCGCCCCGCTACCTTGCCGCCATAGGCCAGGCGTTGCAGATAGAGGAACCGTGCCGCCCGTTCCAGGTCAGTCAGCGTTACCGGATCGGTGGCGATCAACCGCTCGAACTCCGTCCGCGTCGTCACCTGGAATTTCAGCATGTCCAGGAACGCCACGAAGTGCCGCTGCAAGACGCGGAAGAAGGTCGCCACGTCACGGCTGTAATCGTTCACCACCTCGCAGGCCGGTGCCCGCCGCCGCCGCAGGAACACCCCGCCCATACCCACGAAAGGCTCCGCATAGGTCTGGTGCGGCACCTGCTCGATCGCTGTCACCAGCCGCTGTGCCAGATGCCGCTTGCCGCCCAGATACGCAGCGGCCGGCCGCGCCGGACGCACCGGCCGCCATTGCCCGATGGACTCCATCTCATGCCCTCAATTACTCTGCCCCCGCCTGTGATCGCAGGTGGCGGGCCGGCCAGTCTCGGCCGGGATTGGCTGGGCGAGATGTACGTCTCGCGGTTCGGGGTGTTGGTAGCACCCCTCCCCCGCCGGCCCCATAAGCCGGGGAAGCGTTTCGCGGCGGGCGTTAAATGGCCGGTGAGGCCGGTCTAGGCTATGCGTCGTCGGTCAGGTCGCCGGTCATCGAGAACGCCCCGCCCGTGCCCTTATTGTCGGCCCAGTCGATGGCCGGGCCGGCGAAGTACACGGTGGGCGCAGTGCCGGTGGGGCCGCTGCCATCGACATTCATGTTCACTTCCTGTAGGTCGGAGGTGATGAATTTCCGCCGGTTGGCCGTCACGCTCAAATCCAGATATTCCGCCGTGTTGATGTAGAGATGACCGATATCCGCCAGCAGATTCGGCAGGGTGGACGCCCAGTCGTTGCTGGTCTGATAATCGGTCTGCACCCACTCCGCCGATCCGCTGCCGGAGACGCTTCCGCCCAGCGGCACCATGTTCTGGTCGTTCAGATAACCGTGCCGCACATTCAGGCTGTTATCGAAACTGCCCAGCAGGTGGTACCAGCCGCCGGGCACGATGGTGCCGGCTGGCGTGTCGAACAGATAGGCGGCGCCGGGAATCGGCGTTACGGTGTTGACGATAGAAATGAAGGACCGGCCTGCGGTGTTGACATAGATCCGCGACCGGCCGCCGGTGCCCTTGCCGGTATCCCGCGTTGACCAGAGATAGGCAGGGCCGTTTGCGTTGAAGCCGATAACGCGGAACCACACCGAGATGATGCCACGCTGCTGGTTGCTCACCCCGGTCAGGGCGCTGTTGCGATAGACCCGGTCGCCGCCGGCGCCCAGCGTGCGGAACCGTGCCCAGTGCAGCGGCGGCTGCGCGCCGGGAAAGCCGCTCCAGTCGAAGCGCCGCAGCCGCTGGAACACCTCGTTGATGTGCCAGGCGCCGCGATAGAGATTGCTGCGCCCCGGCGTGAAGCCCAGCCACCCGGCCTCCAGCCCCGTCCGGCCGGTCATTATTCTTCCTCCGCCTGGTCGATCTCCAGGATGCTGGCCGTCAGGTCCAGCAGATTGGCGGCGCTGGCCTGGCCCTGCAGCTGGTCGCCTGCCTTCAGCAGGATCTTGCCGGCCACCAGCTCGACCGAGGCGCGGTTCGGAATCGAGAGATTGCCGGTGATGGTGCAGGCGGCATTGCCGTCCGCCGCGTCCAGCCACTGCACATAACAGCCGGCCTCGCCGCTGCCCCGGCTGGCGGCCAGCAGCCCCAGCACGAAGGCGACCTTGCCGGCCGGCACCGTATACAGTGACGCCCAGCTGGTCGGCATCGCCGCCTGCTTGGCATTCGTGAATCGCTCCGCCATCAGCTCACCCCGATCACCAGCCCCAGCGACACCCCGCCGCCGGACGCATCCACATACTGCTTGGTTGCCGCCTGCAGCGGCTCCGCCGGATCGGCGGGCAGCACCAGCGGCCCGCTCATGGCGTCGCCCGTCCGGCGCACATAGGTCTGGTTGGCATAGGACAGCGGTATCGGATCGCCCGGTCCCTGGGGATCGCCGATGCTCTGCCCGGCCCGCACCGGCACGGCCACGCGCCCGCCCTGCGCGGCCAGCCGTTCGGCCATGATGTCATAGGCGTAGATCGAGGGGTCTTCCTCGGACAGCACCAGGTCCACCCCGCCATCCTCGGCAAAGGCCCAGCGCTCCACCAGGAATGCCTTGGCCGTCCAGCCGAACCGCGCCACGGTCAGTGCCACGCATTCGCCGGGCAGCGGCGGCAGCCCGGCCAGCTTCGCCGGAAACACCACTTCCAGCGGGAAGCGCTGCCGGCGCAGCACGATGCTGGCGATACGCTGCGCGCGATGCTCCCGCAGGGTGAAGGGCAGTTCGACCTCGCGCCACACCTGCAAGCTGGGGTCAGGCTCGGTTGTCAGGCCGGGCATCTCGGTTTCCTCGTACAGTGCCGCCGGCTCGACATAGCGCGCGCGCACCCCGTTGAAGGCGTCGGACAGGGCAGCACGCGGGCGAAGCTGCAGCGGGCCGCGCAGATCATCCTCGTCCAGCGTGAGAATCGGCGCCGACCAGGCGCCTGGATAGAACCGCCAGCTGCCCTGCGCATAGACGATGCGCCCGGCCATCGACGTCGCCATACGCTCCAGCACCTCGATCGGCGCCTGGTCGAGTGTAACCACCCCGTCCAGCGTGTAGCGTCGCGTGGTGCCTGTCATGAACACATCGGTGGCCGCCGACCGGCTACTGACGATGGTGGTGGAATCTGCAGGGTCGCGCAGAGTGGCCGCGATATAGGCCGGGTTCGTCCCGAAGTCGGTACCACCGCCCTCGTTCCGCGCATAGACGAAGGCGATGCGGTGCGGCCCGGCTGTCAGCGGCACCTGTGTCACGGCGGGCGGGTTCACCGTCCAGGACTGCGCGGCATAGCTGGTCAGCCCGTCCACCACGACATAGCCGCCGGCCCGCGCCACGGCGCGCAGATTGTAATCGCCATCGACCGGCGCGGTAAAATCCACCTCGATCCAGACATCGCCGCGCAGCTGGTTGTAAGGTGTCGTGCCATCGACCGTGGCCGCCGCCGCATTATCCTGCTGGAAGGCGAACCATGACGCATCGCTGACCGCCACGCTGGCAACCGCCGTTGGCACCATGGCGACGATGGTGACGGTCGGCACCGCCATCGGCGTGCCGGTATTGCCGATCGGGTCATCGCTCGCACGGCTGTCCGCCACCGGCACATCATCCTGCGCGGCATCGCTGCCGGCATCCAGATCGCCGATCACCTGCCAGGCAATCCACCAGGGATCGCTCACCAGCCCGTCATTGCGCCAGCTGACCGTGAAGGTGACGGTCTGGCCGCTGATGCGCCCCAGCGATGCCTGCCGCACCGTGCCGCTACCCTGCGTATCGAAGGGCAGCAGCACCGCGCCGGTTTCCAGCGTGGCGCCGACCGTATGGCTGCCCGCCAGCCGCAGCCGCAGATTGGTCAGGCCGCTATTGGCCACAGGCACCTGGAAGGAAAACCGCGCCTGCACCACGGCGCCCGTCGCTTCCAGCGCGGTGCTGGCATTGTCGCTGATCGCCAGCGCCAGCTCGGCCAGGTCACCGCTGCCGGTCACCGGGATCAGGCTGCTGCCGATTGTCTGCGGCTC
Proteins encoded:
- a CDS encoding TRAP transporter small permease; protein product: MNIPLPIRLLDGLSALAGRLTGYVSVAMTLTMLAVLVAQVTARYFFNVALSWSEELSLLLFTWVVLLIGSLGVREGFHVRLTLLPDLLKPVQQRWLERLILLGILGFGVMLADGGYSYVAETVGQTSAAIAYPIEALHLAAPVCGVLVALHALAKIATSFLPEPATLSEAG
- a CDS encoding TRAP transporter large permease; amino-acid sequence: MSEAAWILSAGFAGMLLLGVPFAFALGIATLGALLASDIEVIALAQKMISGSQSFSLLAIPFFVLAGDLMTAGGLSRRLVAVANALVRHVTGGLGMVAVIAALFFAAISGSAPATTAAIGTIMIPEMEKRGYDRAFATALAVSAGIIGPLIPPSIPFVIWGVIAEESIARLFLSGLVPGILLATGLMLVSWFYARRHAIPRESRATGREMAHAFWDGKWALGGPVIILGGIYGGIFTPTEAAVVGAFYALVVGMFVHREVKLADLPRITLGALRTTAIVMFIITAAAGFGWLVAFEQLPPKIASLLTEISDHNWLVLLTINAMLLLIGAVMDNVAAMVILGGVLITAGNDLGMDPIHLGAMVTTNLTVGMATPPFGYALFVGAAVSKVGIWDISKAMGPMIAIMVLVLLAVTYIPAVSLALQSLL
- a CDS encoding phenylacetate--CoA ligase family protein — encoded protein: MSQTTTNPPAEGDLPAAATRILNLAAQLDAFERLPAAEQERRQANSLRALLRHARDFSPFWRDRLAAAAIDPDRPLREGEPVSELIRDLPVLTRAVLQEQGVALRARAPWMAEEGISVARTSGSTGRPVAVERYLPMHRPLYTALGFIDNRWHGRDSRRPIANVRDGPDAVLPVWGPLYDALGHRGTAHCRNMIEYAPEDILAWLAGLDVPYMVTSPVLASRLAELSLAGGPRPAGLEQLITFGETVTPEIRARVRAAFGARITDRYSCEEVGWIAFQCPVHEQRYHALSASVLVEILDDAGRPCPLGQPGRVVLTALHGLAMPLIRYEIGDYAEWADSAGTCACGRTLPVIGALHGRERSFIRLPDGTLRLARLTGEYWRAIAPVRDYRVVQYSDGQIEAFVEAERALAPEETESLRAMLAKVLGHPVPAIITQTVRIDWGHRWKRQDITRIDTPRGAAGATAATAAPG
- a CDS encoding sensor histidine kinase, which gives rise to MLDVRTILVVILVVATLQGVGFFVLHRTQPAIPGLRAYGTAFIIFAVGMALLSARGMIADLYSITLGNLLVASGHLILTGGLYRFFGKRRPRWLDVIFAVTFLLVFPLYVYLDPGNISLRVLISGFVLASAFLCMAWLLWQDDDYPRPLRWILIVLILIHSSLLVGRGIVLFLTPGQVEMVANHPLHALLFLETNVFMTFLFIGLVGLVMARTAADLARKNRELTAEIGIRQQLQEDLSASFAKESDLRQQQQHLLHLVGHEFRTPLAIIERATEMIGVLITAPPAAVAERLRAIQEAVRRQRLLIQTFLATERVEESIVQKEPLELGDLSREAVNYFASTGQETRIRLTAAPDALPMIGDTAMISTLFVNLLDNALKYSPADKPVQFALRREGDRAVTTIADQGIGIPAAERERIGQRFFRASNTSGRGGTGLGLHTAMRIVELHDGTMRIDSKDGQGTMIEVSLPIAQPEAGLPEAGVPGADTDLPSATGG
- a CDS encoding response regulator transcription factor, which produces MTHILVVEDEPSLRADLVDYLTICGYDATGVAGAKSFETAFATREPDILILDIGLPDGNGLDLARQARARSDCGILMLTAHSEAEMRVEGLDSGADAYLVKHTSLTEIAATVRSLLRRLDRKGQGSTADGNWRLDPSGWYLTAPNEISVSLTATEMAFMAALVAAKGNICPRETLLEAVSRPGAAANERNLDAIVRRLRRKVESATGTKAPIRMVYGRGYLFTTQPDGDGQQ
- a CDS encoding helix-turn-helix domain-containing protein — translated: MKPADLKALRNTLDLNQADMATRMGLGARAYQALEAGESAIRPIHVNAAERAALAIAVEHRQPMLAPASIRRDALDLVALLRGDADNEKGHENV
- a CDS encoding YcbK family protein, coding for MFRSWKSQGEAAPALTQPVHFAHWSEVPAGIWRWPDFSPREIASRGDGSILIVPAALDRLQWARSELARPMLITSGYRDPVHNARVGGAPLSRHKAGDAFDISLRGHTRAQLLAVCHAAGFTGFGFYSTFLHVDCGPARRWGKWGN
- a CDS encoding phage holin family protein: MPIDNVPPPIRESMFALAIAFLVACLGRLIWHVEEVRRKQRKFWSLLLVYELTIAIAMAVVGQGVADYLGLTGWPHTAAIGVLAYLGPKGTEAALRTYLGSRRK
- a CDS encoding DNA adenine methylase; its protein translation is MESIGQWRPVRPARPAAAYLGGKRHLAQRLVTAIEQVPHQTYAEPFVGMGGVFLRRRRAPACEVVNDYSRDVATFFRVLQRHFVAFLDMLKFQVTTRTEFERLIATDPVTLTDLERAARFLYLQRLAYGGKVAGRNFGTSPGTPARFDVTRLHPLLEELHERLAGVVIECLPWSEFITRYDTAETLFYLDPPYYGCETDYGPIFGRDEFNAMAKQLADIAGGFVLSLNDHEAVRDIFSDFPMQPVETTYTVAGGEGKRVTELIITSANATAALTSPQATLW